The following proteins are encoded in a genomic region of Bernardetia sp. MNP-M8:
- a CDS encoding YceI family protein, with translation MKSISLFASAILVAGSLSFLSSCNNAPKSQEAEVADTVAVVPEETQGTKELMVDPSASAVTWIGSKPGGQHNGTLGISPDSKLMVENGMLTGGTITINMTDIKVLDIEEAEDNGKLVGHLQSPDFFAVETYPTSTFTITNVEPVDASTIEVVEGEHSTENPTHKITGNLKMMDVEKAISFYANVTMPAEGEVKASAKFNLDRTEFNVSFMAEGTAKVKDKFINNTVNVGFDITAKAGM, from the coding sequence ATGAAAAGTATTTCTTTATTTGCTAGTGCTATTTTAGTAGCAGGTTCATTATCATTCCTTTCAAGTTGTAACAATGCTCCTAAAAGCCAAGAGGCTGAAGTAGCTGATACAGTTGCTGTTGTTCCAGAAGAAACTCAAGGTACGAAAGAACTTATGGTTGATCCTTCTGCTAGTGCAGTTACTTGGATTGGTTCAAAACCAGGTGGTCAGCACAATGGAACTTTAGGCATTTCTCCAGATTCTAAATTAATGGTAGAAAATGGCATGCTTACAGGTGGTACAATTACTATCAACATGACAGACATTAAAGTATTAGATATTGAAGAAGCTGAAGATAATGGTAAATTGGTAGGACACCTTCAAAGCCCTGATTTTTTCGCTGTTGAAACATATCCAACTTCTACTTTCACTATCACAAATGTTGAGCCTGTTGATGCTTCAACAATTGAAGTAGTAGAAGGAGAACATTCTACTGAGAACCCAACTCACAAAATTACAGGTAACCTTAAAATGATGGATGTAGAAAAAGCAATTAGCTTTTATGCAAATGTAACTATGCCAGCAGAAGGTGAAGTAAAAGCAAGTGCAAAATTTAACCTTGACCGTACAGAATTCAATGTTAGCTTTATGGCAGAAGGTACTGCTAAAGTAAAAGACAAATTTATCAATAATACTGTAAATGTAGGATTTGATATCACTGCTAAAGCAGGTATGTAA
- the murF gene encoding UDP-N-acetylmuramoyl-tripeptide--D-alanyl-D-alanine ligase has protein sequence MTTLPILYEIFLESSGVSTDTRHVNDNELFFALKGDNFDGNKFAYQALEKGASHVVIDDSSVIPSFDEHDQKKLAYKNKYLLVENVLESLQKLANFHRKQFTIPFIGITGSNGKTTTKELLRSVLSQKFKTYSTEGNLNNHIGVPLTILRMPTNTEIAIVEMGANKVGDIEELCSITEPNYGMITNIGNAHLQGFGSYEGVLRGKTELYQSLIKNNGTVFINSNDSVLMNMEKRFEDGKVMKYGTENIENYYSATLSESVPIIIYKDEDNNKVQTQLTGAYNFPNILAALAFGKFFGLSYSQMNKGISDYLPKNNRSQVEERKETKNTLLLDAYNANPDSMKAALLHLEAMPRNGKKKVAILADMFEIGKESFIKHKEILGFALQLKIDKIIVCGKDFSTAKTAGNIVSSLILSFVDKKELADYLKKNPVTESIVLLKGSRGMGLETVVELL, from the coding sequence ATGACTACTCTTCCTATCTTATACGAAATCTTTTTAGAATCTTCTGGTGTTTCGACAGATACTCGCCATGTAAACGACAACGAACTTTTTTTTGCTTTAAAAGGAGATAATTTTGATGGAAACAAATTTGCCTATCAAGCCTTAGAAAAAGGAGCTTCTCATGTTGTTATTGATGATTCAAGTGTTATTCCTAGTTTTGATGAACATGACCAAAAGAAATTAGCTTATAAGAACAAATATCTATTGGTAGAAAATGTATTAGAATCACTTCAAAAACTAGCTAATTTCCACAGAAAACAGTTTACTATTCCTTTTATCGGAATAACAGGAAGTAATGGAAAAACAACTACAAAGGAGCTTTTACGTTCTGTTCTTTCTCAAAAATTCAAAACATATTCTACTGAAGGAAATCTGAATAATCATATTGGTGTGCCTCTTACTATTCTTAGAATGCCAACAAATACAGAAATTGCCATTGTAGAAATGGGAGCAAATAAGGTAGGCGATATTGAAGAGCTTTGCAGCATTACAGAACCTAATTATGGAATGATTACCAATATTGGAAATGCTCATTTACAGGGTTTTGGTAGCTATGAAGGAGTTTTGAGAGGAAAAACAGAATTATATCAATCACTAATAAAAAATAATGGAACTGTTTTTATAAACAGTAATGATTCTGTTTTGATGAACATGGAAAAACGTTTTGAAGATGGAAAAGTAATGAAATATGGAACAGAGAATATAGAAAATTATTATTCGGCTACACTCTCTGAATCTGTACCTATAATTATTTATAAAGACGAGGACAATAATAAAGTTCAGACTCAACTTACAGGCGCATACAATTTTCCAAATATTTTAGCTGCCTTAGCTTTTGGTAAATTTTTCGGTCTTTCTTATTCTCAAATGAATAAAGGAATTTCAGATTATCTACCAAAAAATAACCGTTCACAAGTCGAAGAGCGAAAAGAAACGAAAAATACTTTGCTGCTTGATGCCTATAATGCAAACCCTGATAGTATGAAGGCTGCTTTACTGCACTTAGAAGCAATGCCAAGAAATGGAAAGAAGAAAGTCGCTATTTTGGCAGATATGTTTGAAATAGGAAAAGAATCATTTATCAAGCACAAGGAAATTTTAGGTTTTGCCTTACAACTCAAAATTGATAAAATAATCGTTTGTGGAAAAGACTTTTCAACAGCCAAAACTGCTGGAAATATTGTTTCTAGTCTGATTTTGAGTTTTGTAGATAAAAAAGAACTAGCTGATTATCTAAAGAAAAATCCTGTTACAGAAAGTATTGTTTTATTAAAAGGTTCTAGGGGAATGGGCTTGGAAACGGTGGTGGAGCTGTTGTAA
- the phaC gene encoding class III poly(R)-hydroxyalkanoic acid synthase subunit PhaC codes for MANQNQENTPTNVFESFTKEITEQTEKLVKGYQMLNDVEEIDVATAQKELVWSEDKVKLYRYSSSKRSLKTPLLIAYALVNRFDMMDLQSDRSFIRNLLDNGIDIYLIDWGYPSRVDRYLTMEDYINGYLNSCVNFVRNEHGIDKINLLGVCQGGTFSTIYTALNQDKIKNLITLVAPFDFNTDDGLLFKWSRDLDVDKVVDGNDGLVPGEFLNMGFDMLKPLSKFKKMATITNMMEDKGKMMNFLRMEQWVGDSPSQAGECYRKFIKDLYQENKLIKGEFTLGKKTVNLSDIKNPILTIYASEDHLVPPSATKPLNDNVGSKDKTLYEFPGGHIGVFVGGRSQKELAPKVAEWLKERD; via the coding sequence ATGGCAAATCAAAACCAAGAAAATACACCTACTAATGTATTTGAAAGTTTTACAAAAGAAATTACTGAGCAAACTGAAAAGCTCGTAAAAGGCTATCAAATGCTCAATGATGTAGAAGAAATTGATGTCGCAACAGCTCAAAAAGAACTTGTTTGGAGTGAAGATAAAGTAAAATTATACCGTTATTCTTCTTCTAAACGTAGTCTCAAAACGCCTTTATTGATTGCTTATGCACTCGTAAATCGTTTTGATATGATGGATTTGCAATCTGATCGTAGTTTTATCAGAAATTTACTAGATAATGGCATTGATATTTATTTGATTGACTGGGGCTATCCTTCTCGTGTAGATAGATATTTGACGATGGAAGATTATATCAATGGTTACCTTAATTCTTGTGTAAATTTTGTTAGAAATGAACATGGAATTGACAAAATAAATTTGCTTGGTGTTTGTCAGGGTGGAACATTTTCTACTATTTATACGGCTCTTAATCAAGACAAAATCAAAAATTTGATTACCCTTGTTGCTCCTTTTGATTTCAATACAGATGATGGTCTTTTATTCAAGTGGTCAAGAGATTTAGATGTAGATAAAGTAGTAGATGGAAATGATGGTCTTGTACCAGGGGAATTTCTGAATATGGGTTTTGATATGTTGAAACCACTTAGCAAATTCAAAAAAATGGCTACCATTACTAATATGATGGAAGACAAAGGTAAAATGATGAACTTCTTGCGTATGGAACAATGGGTAGGTGATAGTCCTTCTCAAGCAGGTGAATGTTACCGTAAGTTTATCAAAGACTTATATCAAGAAAATAAACTCATAAAAGGAGAATTTACGTTAGGAAAGAAAACAGTAAATTTAAGCGATATAAAAAATCCAATTCTGACTATTTATGCTTCAGAAGACCATTTAGTTCCACCTTCGGCAACTAAACCATTGAATGATAATGTAGGTTCGAAAGACAAAACATTATACGAATTCCCAGGTGGACACATCGGAGTTTTTGTAGGTGGACGTTCTCAAAAAGAACTTGCTCCTAAGGTTGCAGAATGGTTGAAAGAGCGTGATTAA
- a CDS encoding poly(R)-hydroxyalkanoic acid synthase subunit PhaE — protein sequence MANVMDSTKEMLDFWATTQNKIVENWVGSTRQLQEAAKEGKVMEQATDMYKNWYDNQKSIISEAVEKGKTISSETMPEQVTQLMEQQSSLSKKWMDTMSEMADRQLKMAQMTNEGGKNVLNMQENATKMQEMMTSSYKTWLDSTTEMMNESKKMMTSNPAFKAMQPMQEAFENMTKGAKTYFDAYEMWKPFVQMTNNKNFDVQEYFKMMNMDKLQEMAKGMFAQNPSQFGFANFGQMSEQMNKMVEQYRTTMTNNPMFAPYTEMIEKFSSMMPKMDMNNFDMSKMMGMMNMENMNISNPQFGKEIYERMEKLYAPFYKLMPPSKEKESIKLFSQMQTILFDYQTKMADMNAIIGKTVKSSSEEFMTKMFETAKDGNVNTYNEFYMNWLNHLEGNMIDIFKGDEFSKLQGEVLALQLDLKTSFNKGMEQVLSPYPVVLNSEIDELAKQVHALKARIRELENNANSSVSSEAKDKAYQASEAPVSKSETLVPTEESKPATKTTTRKKTTK from the coding sequence ATGGCAAACGTAATGGATTCTACGAAGGAAATGTTAGATTTTTGGGCAACTACTCAAAACAAAATCGTGGAAAACTGGGTAGGTTCTACTCGTCAGCTCCAAGAAGCAGCTAAAGAAGGCAAAGTAATGGAGCAAGCTACGGACATGTATAAAAATTGGTACGACAACCAAAAAAGCATCATCTCTGAAGCAGTAGAAAAAGGCAAAACAATTTCTTCTGAAACTATGCCAGAACAAGTAACTCAACTTATGGAACAACAATCATCACTTTCTAAAAAGTGGATGGATACAATGAGTGAAATGGCTGACCGTCAGTTGAAAATGGCTCAAATGACTAATGAAGGTGGCAAAAATGTATTAAATATGCAAGAAAATGCTACCAAAATGCAAGAAATGATGACTAGCTCTTACAAAACTTGGTTAGATTCTACTACCGAGATGATGAATGAGAGCAAAAAAATGATGACTTCTAATCCTGCTTTCAAAGCAATGCAACCAATGCAAGAAGCATTTGAAAACATGACTAAAGGAGCAAAAACCTATTTCGATGCCTACGAAATGTGGAAACCATTTGTGCAAATGACCAATAACAAAAATTTTGATGTACAAGAATACTTCAAAATGATGAACATGGACAAATTGCAAGAAATGGCAAAAGGAATGTTTGCTCAAAATCCTTCACAGTTTGGCTTTGCCAACTTCGGACAAATGAGTGAGCAGATGAACAAAATGGTTGAGCAATATCGTACTACGATGACTAACAACCCAATGTTCGCTCCTTATACTGAAATGATCGAAAAATTCTCTTCTATGATGCCAAAAATGGACATGAACAACTTTGACATGTCTAAAATGATGGGTATGATGAACATGGAAAACATGAACATCTCAAACCCTCAGTTTGGTAAAGAAATATATGAGCGTATGGAAAAATTATATGCTCCGTTTTATAAATTAATGCCTCCAAGCAAAGAAAAAGAGTCAATCAAACTTTTCTCTCAAATGCAAACTATTTTATTTGATTACCAAACAAAAATGGCTGATATGAATGCTATTATTGGTAAAACAGTAAAAAGTAGCTCTGAAGAGTTTATGACTAAAATGTTTGAGACAGCAAAAGACGGAAATGTAAATACATACAATGAGTTCTATATGAACTGGCTCAATCACTTAGAAGGAAATATGATTGATATTTTCAAAGGCGACGAATTTTCTAAATTACAAGGCGAAGTTTTGGCTCTTCAATTAGATTTGAAAACAAGCTTTAATAAAGGAATGGAACAAGTTCTTTCTCCTTATCCTGTAGTTTTGAATTCTGAAATTGATGAACTTGCTAAACAAGTACACGCATTGAAAGCTCGCATTCGTGAGCTAGAAAACAATGCAAATTCTTCTGTTTCGTCAGAAGCAAAAGATAAAGCGTACCAAGCAAGTGAAGCTCCTGTAAGCAAATCAGAAACTTTAGTTCCTACTGAAGAATCTAAGCCTGCTACAAAAACTACAACTCGTAAGAAAACTACAAAATAG